The Lewinellaceae bacterium genome has a segment encoding these proteins:
- a CDS encoding aminopeptidase — translation MENILKKYAQLLVNYCLEIKEGERLFIQSTTLAVPLVREVYREALRQGAHVETALDFREQNRIFLEEAGEMQLNYQPLLYTKAMDEFDGYLFIRAPFNLRENQGADVGKSKIRQEALKASQHKYFERTATRDLKRNLCQYPTQANAQEAGMSLEEYENFIFGACKLFDEDPVQSWLNVRKNQQGYTDLLNSREQIRYKGDGIDISFSTKGRTWINSDGQTNMPSGEIYTSPLEDSMNGVIHFSYPAIYMGHEVEGVTLWVKDGYIEKWEAKRGQEFLTSIFSIEGTRRFGEVAVGTNYDINRFTKNILFDEKIGGTVHMAVGQSYLQTGGKNKSTVHWDMIAGMQDGGEIWADGEKIYENGNFLPIG, via the coding sequence ATGGAAAATATCCTAAAAAAATACGCACAACTACTGGTCAATTATTGTCTTGAGATCAAGGAAGGTGAACGGCTTTTTATCCAATCCACTACACTTGCGGTTCCATTGGTCCGCGAAGTTTACCGGGAAGCCCTCAGGCAGGGAGCCCATGTGGAAACAGCGTTGGATTTCAGGGAACAAAACCGTATTTTTCTTGAAGAAGCCGGAGAAATGCAGCTCAATTACCAGCCGCTTTTATACACAAAAGCCATGGATGAATTTGACGGGTACCTTTTTATCCGGGCTCCCTTCAACCTTCGGGAAAATCAGGGTGCCGATGTAGGTAAATCAAAGATCAGGCAGGAAGCTCTGAAAGCCTCTCAACATAAATATTTTGAAAGAACGGCAACCCGTGATCTGAAACGGAACCTCTGCCAATACCCAACCCAGGCCAACGCCCAGGAAGCAGGCATGTCGCTTGAAGAATACGAAAATTTTATTTTTGGCGCCTGTAAATTATTCGATGAAGACCCGGTACAAAGCTGGCTCAATGTCCGGAAAAATCAGCAGGGTTATACGGACCTGCTCAACAGCCGGGAGCAGATTCGATACAAAGGCGACGGCATCGATATAAGTTTTTCCACCAAAGGAAGGACGTGGATCAATTCAGACGGGCAAACCAATATGCCTTCCGGTGAAATTTACACCTCTCCATTAGAGGATTCCATGAACGGGGTGATCCATTTTTCTTACCCTGCCATTTACATGGGCCACGAAGTGGAAGGCGTCACCCTTTGGGTCAAAGACGGTTATATTGAAAAATGGGAAGCCAAAAGAGGCCAGGAATTTTTGACCAGTATTTTCTCTATTGAAGGCACCCGTCGTTTTGGCGAAGTGGCCGTAGGGACCAATTACGACATCAACCGGTTTACCAAAAATATCCTTTTTGACGAAAAGATTGGAGGTACCGTTCACATGGCCGTTGGACAGTCCTATCTGCAAACAGGAGGCAAAAATAAATCCACCGTACATTGGGATATGATCGCCGGCATGCAGGATGGAGGTGAAATTTGGGCCGACGGGGAAAAGATATACGAGAATGGGAATTTTCTGCCAATTGGATAG
- a CDS encoding DUF5103 domain-containing protein, translating into MRRLVETYQTTLLKCLALFLIINLVPLDLSAQEEENIRYENYVYLDNIRSVKLHVDGDPISLPMLPLNGGARFELSFDDLGPDVKTYTYTFVHCDKNWQPSPLTTMEYVDGFLNELLDDYEFSNKTLTEYTHYSLVFPNDDVTWTISGNYLLIIHEDDVDGKRLAITRRFMVVDYNSLVDIELKPVSPAMAGRLKTYHEFDFVVNHEKTPIRNPEREISAVVLQNQRWDNAIMDIPPTYTRGNSIVFDYQGRIAFPAGKEFRFFDLRTLRTRSLGIHEILRFGDHYEVVLDKDAKRGALAYLFREDLNGGFVIDNFDGYIPEVSADYADVFFALSSPTEYDDADIFIVGAFNDWRLKDKMVYNDAINSYVAKIPFKQGFHNYAYAFQPKGSRETDRAGLNLSELEGDWYETENEYTFLIYYHPIGSNYDQLVASLVYVSH; encoded by the coding sequence ATGAGAAGATTAGTTGAAACTTACCAAACGACCCTTTTGAAATGCCTTGCACTTTTTTTAATTATTAATCTAGTGCCCTTAGACCTTTCTGCACAGGAGGAAGAAAATATCCGGTATGAGAATTATGTTTATCTCGATAACATACGGTCAGTAAAATTACATGTGGACGGGGATCCCATAAGCTTGCCTATGCTTCCACTGAATGGCGGGGCAAGATTTGAATTGTCCTTTGATGACCTGGGGCCGGATGTAAAAACCTATACCTATACTTTTGTTCATTGCGACAAAAACTGGCAACCTTCTCCACTGACTACCATGGAATACGTGGACGGTTTTTTAAATGAATTGCTGGATGATTACGAGTTTTCCAATAAAACGCTGACGGAATACACACACTATTCTTTGGTTTTTCCGAACGATGATGTGACCTGGACCATTTCAGGCAATTACCTGCTGATCATCCACGAAGATGATGTGGACGGCAAAAGGCTGGCAATTACCCGCAGGTTTATGGTGGTGGATTATAATTCCCTTGTGGATATTGAGCTCAAGCCGGTGTCACCGGCCATGGCGGGGAGGCTGAAAACTTATCATGAATTCGACTTTGTAGTCAATCATGAGAAAACCCCCATACGCAATCCGGAAAGAGAAATTTCAGCGGTCGTATTACAAAATCAGCGGTGGGACAATGCCATTATGGATATTCCCCCGACCTATACCCGTGGTAATTCCATTGTCTTTGATTACCAGGGGAGGATCGCCTTCCCGGCAGGAAAGGAATTCAGGTTTTTTGATCTGAGAACGTTGCGTACACGCTCACTGGGCATCCATGAAATCCTGCGTTTTGGAGACCACTATGAGGTGGTTCTGGATAAGGATGCCAAACGAGGAGCCCTGGCCTATCTTTTCAGGGAAGACCTCAACGGCGGGTTCGTCATAGACAATTTTGATGGTTATATTCCGGAAGTTTCGGCGGATTATGCCGATGTGTTTTTTGCCCTCTCAAGCCCTACCGAATACGATGATGCTGATATTTTCATCGTCGGGGCCTTCAACGACTGGCGCCTCAAGGACAAAATGGTTTACAATGATGCCATCAATAGTTACGTGGCAAAAATTCCCTTTAAGCAGGGATTTCATAACTACGCTTATGCTTTTCAACCCAAAGGTAGCAGGGAAACAGATAGAGCGGGACTGAATTTATCAGAACTCGAAGGCGACTGGTATGAAACGGAGAATGAATATACCTTTCTCATTTATTACCATCCCATCGGCTCCAATTACGATCAACTCGTTGCCAGCCTGGTTTATGTAAGTCATTAG
- a CDS encoding DNA-3-methyladenine glycosylase: MPLSHSFYLRDDVVRVSRDLLGKFLVTRIDGELTSGMITETEAYRGLDDKASHAFNNRRTKRTETMFRQGGCAYVYLCYGIHHLFNVVVGEEGLANAVLIRAVEPVDNVPLIQQRRKIPKMKPQLTAGPGVMSRALGIKTHLDGTTLLDEKGAIWIEDRGIRFTEDQIQSGPRIGVDYAGECAGWPWRFYIKDSIWVSKK, encoded by the coding sequence ATGCCGCTTTCACATTCATTCTACCTTCGAGATGATGTCGTCAGGGTGAGCAGGGATTTACTCGGAAAATTCCTCGTGACACGGATTGACGGGGAACTGACTTCAGGCATGATCACAGAGACCGAAGCCTACAGAGGGCTGGACGATAAAGCAAGTCATGCATTCAACAACCGCCGAACCAAAAGAACGGAAACCATGTTCCGGCAAGGAGGTTGCGCTTATGTGTACCTTTGTTACGGTATTCATCATTTATTTAATGTGGTGGTGGGAGAGGAAGGCCTGGCCAATGCTGTCCTGATCAGGGCTGTTGAGCCTGTCGATAATGTGCCGTTAATCCAGCAAAGACGGAAAATTCCTAAAATGAAACCACAATTAACCGCAGGTCCGGGCGTTATGAGTAGGGCCCTGGGGATAAAAACCCATCTGGATGGAACAACCTTGTTGGATGAAAAAGGGGCGATATGGATCGAAGACAGGGGGATCCGTTTTACCGAAGATCAAATTCAAAGTGGTCCAAGGATTGGGGTCGATTATGCCGGAGAATGTGCCGGATGGCCCTGGCGATTTTACATCAAAGACTCCATTTGGGTCAGTAAAAAATAA
- the guaB gene encoding IMP dehydrogenase gives MENQKAIKNKFFEDGLTFDDVLLIPAYSEVLPREVDFSTKITRDIKLNAPIVSAAMDTVTENKLAIAIARMGGMGIIHKNMTIAEQAEQVRSVKRSESGMIVDPVTLTKDASIADAIALMRRFKIGGIPIVDHQNKLAGILTNRDLRFENEVKRPVSDLMTSKNLVTAPVGTDLQQARLILQRHKIEKLPVVDDTGILCGLITYKDIMKVQDFPNSCKDSLGRLVVGAAVGVTADMMQRVDALVRVNVDVICLDTAHGHSKGVLDAIRAVKAEYPDLQIVGGNVATGEGALALAQAGADGVKVGVGPGSICTTRIVAGVGVPQLSAIYQAYEAVKHLGIPIIGDGGIRYSGDIVKALAAGASSIMAGSLFAGVEEAPGETIIYEGRKFKVYRGMGSIGAMELGSKDRYFQDVEDDIKKLVPEGIEGRVPYKGSLAEVVIQYLGGLRAGMGYCGAPDLETLRSSKFVKITSAAVTESHPHNITITKEAPNYSQRR, from the coding sequence ATGGAAAATCAAAAAGCAATAAAAAATAAGTTTTTTGAAGATGGCCTGACCTTCGATGACGTTCTGCTCATCCCGGCCTATTCAGAAGTACTGCCACGGGAAGTTGACTTCTCAACTAAAATCACCCGTGACATAAAACTCAACGCTCCTATTGTTTCCGCTGCCATGGATACGGTTACTGAAAACAAGCTGGCGATCGCTATTGCCAGGATGGGCGGTATGGGCATTATCCACAAAAATATGACCATCGCCGAGCAAGCCGAACAGGTTCGTAGTGTGAAACGTTCGGAGAGCGGGATGATTGTCGATCCGGTGACTTTAACCAAAGATGCTTCCATTGCCGATGCCATAGCGCTCATGCGCCGTTTCAAGATCGGGGGCATTCCTATCGTCGATCATCAAAATAAACTCGCCGGCATTCTCACCAACCGTGATCTGCGCTTCGAAAACGAAGTAAAACGTCCGGTAAGTGATTTGATGACCTCGAAAAACCTGGTGACGGCTCCGGTGGGTACTGACCTCCAACAGGCGCGGCTCATTCTGCAGCGACATAAGATCGAAAAACTCCCTGTCGTGGATGACACCGGTATCCTGTGCGGACTCATCACCTACAAAGATATCATGAAAGTGCAGGATTTTCCGAATTCCTGTAAAGATTCTTTGGGAAGGCTGGTGGTCGGTGCCGCTGTCGGGGTTACTGCGGATATGATGCAAAGGGTGGATGCGCTAGTAAGGGTTAATGTGGATGTCATTTGCCTTGATACGGCTCACGGTCACTCCAAAGGGGTGCTGGATGCCATCCGTGCGGTGAAAGCAGAGTACCCTGACTTGCAGATTGTCGGTGGAAATGTGGCTACCGGGGAAGGAGCGCTTGCGCTTGCCCAGGCCGGAGCAGATGGCGTTAAAGTAGGGGTAGGCCCGGGAAGTATATGTACCACCCGGATAGTTGCCGGGGTGGGCGTACCTCAGCTTTCCGCCATTTACCAGGCTTACGAAGCTGTCAAACATCTGGGCATTCCGATCATCGGTGACGGAGGGATCCGTTATTCAGGAGATATTGTGAAGGCACTGGCCGCAGGAGCAAGTTCTATTATGGCGGGGAGTTTATTTGCTGGAGTGGAAGAGGCTCCCGGAGAAACCATCATTTACGAAGGCCGTAAGTTCAAAGTCTATCGCGGAATGGGATCTATTGGCGCCATGGAACTCGGCTCAAAGGATCGCTACTTTCAGGACGTAGAGGATGATATCAAAAAGCTGGTGCCCGAAGGGATAGAAGGCAGGGTTCCTTATAAAGGCTCCCTGGCAGAGGTGGTGATTCAATACCTTGGTGGATTACGTGCAGGAATGGGCTATTGCGGTGCACCGGATCTTGAAACATTGAGATCCTCTAAATTTGTGAAGATCACCAGCGCTGCCGTGACGGAAAGCCACCCTCACAATATAACGATTACCAAAGAAGCGCCTAATTACAGTCAGAGAAGATAA
- a CDS encoding nucleoside deaminase: MLTINSDEHYMEQAIKQAKIAALKGEIPVGAIVVCQNKIIARAHNQTELLKDVTAHAEIIAITAAANFLGSKYLNECTLYVTLEPCVMCAGAAQWAQLERIVYGAADDKRGFMRFGKKVLHPKTKIEYGVMEEECSQLLRTFFQEKR, encoded by the coding sequence ATGTTGACGATAAATAGTGATGAACATTATATGGAGCAAGCTATCAAGCAGGCGAAAATAGCTGCCCTCAAAGGCGAGATCCCTGTGGGCGCCATCGTCGTTTGCCAAAATAAGATAATTGCCCGCGCCCATAACCAAACGGAATTATTAAAAGATGTGACGGCCCATGCGGAAATCATCGCCATCACTGCCGCGGCCAATTTCCTGGGCAGCAAATACCTGAATGAGTGTACCCTTTATGTCACGTTGGAACCTTGTGTCATGTGTGCAGGTGCAGCACAATGGGCCCAGCTGGAAAGAATAGTGTATGGAGCCGCTGATGATAAAAGAGGATTCATGCGGTTCGGGAAAAAAGTGCTGCATCCCAAAACCAAAATCGAATACGGCGTGATGGAAGAAGAGTGCAGCCAGCTGTTGAGAACTTTTTTTCAGGAAAAACGATAG
- the secA2 gene encoding accessory Sec system translocase SecA2: MKFFQKIKEAVDPSLGFFQNDLSNYQKLAAQINDIYQKIEPLSDRELQQSGKDLMTRARGGEHLDFLLPEVFALVKETCIRQLGLVPFEVQLMAAIALHEGKLVEMQTGEGKTLAAVFPALLHALTGRGVHVLTFNDYLARRDATEMGAVYSFLGLSVGYISEQMSPQDRKKAYACDVTYATAKEVGFDYLRDFIAYEKQAIVLRSLHYCIVDEADAILIDEARTPLVLAGSLVESGLDHYAIAGLVSQLNPEIDFELDDNAQNVFLTDAGIKKVETGLGLPDLHAAVNFEWQSAVNLALHARILLRKDVDYIVKNEEIHLVDEFTGRIVKDRKWRNGLQTAVEAKEGVEIRSEGSILNSISLQHLLRKYDRPAGMTATARQSAAEFAEFYGLTTVIIPPNKKCLRVDFPDRVFTSRLAKRRALITEIINIHQKGQPVLIGTLSVKESEELEKALQESGMEGKVLNAKNDEKEAAIIAEAGRRGAITISTNMAGRGTDIKLGGCDGIQKKEVEQLGGLYVIGTNKHESARIDLQLRGRAGRQGDPGVSRFFVSFEDELMVRFNLQEMLPKKYQKLQIEKAISDPGIGIFLNDTQKVIEGRFFDMRKMLFEYASFLEKQRIIFQEERQMLLLEEDFMIEKYRPFLERYPKNTALLQKAKAFILFAYDKNWADHLDYMMQVRDGIHLQRFGGFNPLRVFRQNADEHFQNMQLLLENEIKENLARLLKNPELSLEAMGMKRPSATWTYIISDNTFGDQLSIMLLDNSNIGFQVDFISAFFLAIFSLVKKWRRKRS; encoded by the coding sequence ATGAAATTTTTTCAAAAGATAAAGGAAGCGGTAGATCCTTCACTGGGTTTTTTCCAAAATGATTTGTCAAACTACCAGAAATTGGCAGCTCAAATCAACGATATTTATCAAAAAATTGAACCATTAAGCGATCGGGAATTACAGCAATCAGGGAAAGATCTGATGACGCGCGCGCGAGGAGGGGAGCATTTAGATTTTCTTTTACCAGAGGTTTTCGCCCTGGTAAAAGAAACCTGCATCCGGCAATTGGGCTTGGTTCCTTTTGAGGTACAACTGATGGCAGCCATTGCGCTCCATGAAGGAAAGTTGGTGGAAATGCAAACCGGGGAAGGCAAAACGCTTGCCGCGGTCTTTCCGGCTTTGCTCCATGCACTGACAGGCAGAGGCGTACACGTACTCACCTTTAACGATTACCTGGCCAGAAGAGATGCTACGGAAATGGGCGCCGTTTATAGTTTCCTGGGGCTATCGGTAGGCTATATCAGCGAACAAATGTCGCCGCAAGACAGAAAAAAGGCTTATGCCTGTGATGTCACCTACGCAACGGCTAAAGAAGTCGGGTTTGACTACCTGCGTGACTTCATCGCTTATGAAAAGCAAGCAATCGTATTGCGTTCACTTCATTACTGCATCGTCGATGAGGCGGATGCCATTTTGATTGATGAAGCCCGGACACCGCTGGTGCTGGCAGGCAGCCTGGTGGAATCCGGACTGGACCATTATGCGATCGCCGGGTTGGTGAGCCAGTTGAATCCGGAGATAGATTTTGAACTGGATGATAATGCCCAAAATGTATTCCTCACGGATGCCGGAATAAAAAAAGTAGAAACCGGACTTGGCCTTCCGGATCTTCATGCCGCCGTAAATTTTGAATGGCAATCGGCGGTAAACCTGGCGTTACATGCCAGAATATTACTCCGAAAGGATGTCGATTATATTGTCAAAAATGAAGAGATTCATCTGGTCGACGAGTTTACGGGAAGGATCGTTAAAGACAGGAAATGGCGCAATGGATTGCAGACCGCAGTGGAGGCAAAAGAGGGAGTCGAGATCCGTTCGGAGGGAAGCATTCTCAATTCCATTAGCCTGCAACACCTGTTGCGTAAATACGACCGTCCGGCTGGCATGACAGCTACTGCCCGTCAATCTGCCGCGGAGTTCGCTGAATTTTATGGATTGACCACCGTGATCATTCCGCCCAATAAAAAATGCCTTCGGGTTGATTTTCCCGATCGGGTATTCACTTCCCGTTTGGCAAAAAGACGTGCTTTGATTACAGAAATAATAAACATTCATCAAAAAGGACAACCTGTTTTGATCGGAACGTTGAGTGTCAAAGAATCGGAAGAACTGGAGAAAGCCCTGCAGGAAAGTGGTATGGAGGGGAAAGTACTAAACGCCAAAAACGATGAAAAAGAAGCAGCGATCATTGCAGAAGCCGGACGCAGGGGAGCCATCACAATTTCCACCAATATGGCTGGCAGAGGTACAGACATCAAACTCGGTGGCTGTGACGGTATTCAAAAAAAGGAAGTCGAGCAATTGGGCGGGCTCTACGTGATCGGTACCAACAAACATGAAAGTGCCAGGATCGACCTCCAATTGAGAGGTCGTGCAGGCAGGCAGGGTGATCCCGGAGTTTCTCGTTTTTTTGTCAGCTTTGAAGATGAGTTGATGGTAAGGTTTAACCTTCAGGAAATGCTCCCCAAAAAATACCAAAAGCTGCAAATCGAAAAAGCCATTTCTGATCCCGGGATCGGCATCTTTCTCAACGATACCCAAAAGGTGATCGAAGGGCGTTTTTTTGATATGAGAAAGATGCTTTTTGAATATGCTTCCTTCCTGGAAAAACAACGTATCATTTTCCAGGAAGAACGACAAATGCTGCTGCTGGAGGAAGATTTTATGATCGAAAAATACCGACCATTTTTAGAGCGGTATCCTAAAAATACGGCACTGCTGCAAAAAGCTAAAGCATTCATTTTGTTTGCATACGATAAAAACTGGGCCGACCACCTCGATTACATGATGCAGGTCAGGGATGGCATACATCTGCAGCGTTTTGGAGGCTTTAACCCGTTGCGGGTATTCAGGCAAAATGCAGACGAACATTTTCAAAACATGCAACTTCTTCTGGAAAATGAAATAAAGGAAAATCTGGCCCGACTCCTGAAAAACCCTGAGTTGAGCCTGGAGGCTATGGGGATGAAACGCCCCTCAGCCACCTGGACCTACATCATCAGCGATAATACTTTCGGTGACCAGTTGTCTATCATGCTGCTGGACAATTCCAATATTGGTTTTCAGGTAGATTTTATTTCCGCATTTTTTTTAGCTATTTTTAGTCTTGTGAAAAAATGGAGAAGGAAGCGATCTTAA
- a CDS encoding DUF559 domain-containing protein, whose translation MKETNKNNFHHYNKRLQGYANKNRKTMTKSAAWMWKYLLSKRQMKGYQFRRERPVLNYIADFMCFDLSLIIEVDGITHHGEAAQQRDAIRDKNLEAAGFTVLRFDSLDVLNHISEVKIKIENWIDKNATIPPPGPRMRYKK comes from the coding sequence ATGAAAGAAACGAATAAAAACAATTTTCATCATTACAATAAAAGACTGCAAGGGTATGCCAATAAAAACAGAAAAACCATGACCAAATCAGCCGCTTGGATGTGGAAATACCTGTTGAGTAAAAGACAAATGAAAGGATACCAATTCCGCCGTGAGCGACCTGTATTAAACTACATTGCCGACTTCATGTGTTTCGATTTATCCTTAATCATTGAAGTGGATGGAATAACCCACCATGGTGAAGCTGCCCAGCAAAGAGATGCGATAAGAGATAAAAACCTGGAAGCGGCCGGATTCACCGTATTGAGGTTCGATAGCCTGGATGTACTTAACCACATCAGTGAGGTAAAAATAAAAATCGAAAACTGGATCGACAAAAATGCCACAATACCACCCCCCGGCCCCCGAATGCGCTACAAAAAATAA
- a CDS encoding DUF2851 family protein, whose translation MKEEFLHYLWRLRRFDLKEMKTTEGESISIISTGILNHDGGPDFMDARIRIGDTLWAGNVEIHINASDWSLHSHQKNRAYDNVILHVVYEEDRPVFHPTGERIPCLELRRRIKPRVFKMYEKLMSSEKWIPCQFHFHEAPEITRKLWLDRLMVERLENRYETIAAILESNKNNWEETFYQCLAHGFGLKVNTEPFEQLARNLPLLTLSKHRSQLFQIEALLFGQAGFLGFDFAEDYPNKLKKEYSFLKEKYDLTPMSSASWKFLRMRPANFPSIRIAQLAMLIFQTTHLFSKIMAASKVEEIENALTVYTSSYWESHYVFDKPTEMKRRKGLGKPAIQLIIINIIAPLLFLYGKQKADEKYKEKAFKLLEQIKPEQNKIIRQWQELGMKPESAYQTQALLQLKNKYCDAKRCADCAIGNAIFGNL comes from the coding sequence ATGAAAGAAGAATTCCTCCATTACCTCTGGCGCTTGCGTCGCTTTGACCTGAAAGAAATGAAAACTACAGAAGGAGAGTCCATAAGTATTATATCGACAGGTATCCTGAATCATGACGGCGGGCCCGATTTTATGGACGCACGCATCAGGATAGGCGATACCCTGTGGGCCGGTAATGTCGAAATTCACATCAACGCTTCGGACTGGTCCTTGCATTCTCACCAGAAAAACAGGGCTTACGACAATGTGATTCTCCATGTGGTGTACGAAGAAGACCGTCCCGTGTTCCATCCGACAGGGGAGCGCATTCCCTGCCTGGAACTCCGACGACGCATAAAACCGCGTGTGTTTAAAATGTACGAAAAACTCATGAGCAGTGAAAAGTGGATTCCCTGTCAGTTTCATTTCCATGAGGCACCAGAAATCACCCGCAAGTTATGGCTGGATAGGCTGATGGTAGAACGCCTGGAAAACAGGTACGAAACCATTGCGGCCATACTTGAATCCAATAAAAACAATTGGGAAGAAACCTTTTACCAATGCCTTGCCCATGGGTTCGGACTAAAAGTGAATACCGAGCCTTTTGAGCAACTGGCCCGCAATCTGCCGTTACTGACCTTATCTAAACACCGAAGCCAGCTCTTCCAGATCGAGGCCCTTTTATTCGGACAGGCAGGCTTCCTCGGATTTGACTTTGCGGAAGATTATCCCAACAAACTTAAAAAGGAATATTCCTTTTTAAAAGAGAAATACGATCTCACTCCCATGTCTTCGGCTTCCTGGAAGTTTCTTCGCATGCGACCGGCCAATTTTCCTTCTATCCGCATTGCCCAGTTGGCCATGCTCATCTTCCAGACGACGCATTTATTCAGCAAAATAATGGCCGCATCCAAAGTGGAAGAAATAGAAAATGCCCTCACGGTGTACACCTCATCCTACTGGGAATCCCATTATGTTTTCGACAAACCCACCGAAATGAAACGCCGAAAAGGGCTAGGAAAGCCAGCGATCCAACTCATTATCATCAACATAATTGCGCCCCTCCTTTTCCTTTACGGAAAGCAAAAGGCCGATGAAAAATACAAAGAAAAAGCTTTCAAACTGCTCGAGCAGATCAAGCCAGAGCAAAACAAAATCATCCGTCAATGGCAGGAACTTGGCATGAAACCCGAATCAGCTTACCAAACCCAGGCCCTCCTCCAATTAAAAAATAAGTATTGCGACGCAAAACGCTGCGCCGACTGCGCCATAGGCAATGCCATTTTCGGAAACCTTTAA
- a CDS encoding VOC family protein produces MKLGAFSISLSVKDIKVSKQFYENLGFSVFAGDIEKNYLIMKNNNAIIGLFQGMFEQNILTFNPGWDESANTLESFDDIRDIQRQLKSNDVPLMTEADEHNSGPASFMVMDPDGNTILFDQHV; encoded by the coding sequence ATGAAATTAGGAGCCTTTTCCATTAGCCTCAGTGTCAAGGACATCAAAGTCTCAAAGCAATTTTATGAAAACCTCGGCTTTTCCGTCTTTGCCGGGGATATAGAGAAGAATTACCTCATCATGAAAAACAATAATGCCATAATAGGCCTTTTCCAGGGAATGTTTGAACAAAACATATTAACCTTTAATCCGGGATGGGATGAAAGTGCCAATACATTGGAATCATTTGATGATATCAGGGATATTCAGCGACAGCTTAAAAGCAATGACGTCCCATTAATGACCGAAGCGGATGAGCATAATTCCGGGCCCGCAAGCTTTATGGTAATGGATCCGGATGGCAACACGATCCTTTTTGATCAGCACGTTTAA
- a CDS encoding dihydrodipicolinate synthase family protein — translation MLKLNGIFPPLPTPFEKNENFAPCKLSDNIAQLSRYDLSGFLVLGSNGELVNLSEKEIHEVYATAREAIPSDKIMLAGTGGQSTRETINNTKAAAAAGADAALVLNPFYYKGQMTREALIAHYWTVAEASTLPVIIYNMPANSGLDMDAETIVRIAGHENIIGLKDSGGNMVKMGDIKRMAKPSFQLLAGSAGFLLPALTMGAIGGILALANIAPEKCLGVYHDFLSGDMESAQKKQLELIPVNAAVTSKWGVPALKAAMDYVGLYGGPARKPLLPVEEAIRLQVIDLMDKHIK, via the coding sequence ATGCTAAAATTAAACGGCATTTTTCCGCCCCTGCCTACTCCGTTTGAGAAAAATGAAAATTTCGCGCCGTGCAAATTAAGTGATAACATTGCTCAATTAAGTCGATATGACTTGTCAGGCTTCCTGGTTCTTGGGTCCAATGGTGAATTGGTCAATCTTTCAGAAAAGGAAATACACGAAGTTTACGCTACAGCGAGGGAAGCCATCCCTTCGGATAAAATCATGCTGGCCGGAACCGGGGGACAATCCACCCGGGAGACCATAAACAATACCAAAGCAGCTGCAGCTGCCGGCGCCGATGCGGCATTGGTGCTGAATCCATTCTATTATAAAGGCCAAATGACGCGGGAAGCTTTAATTGCTCACTATTGGACAGTGGCCGAGGCTTCAACCCTCCCTGTGATCATTTATAACATGCCGGCGAACTCTGGATTGGATATGGATGCAGAAACCATAGTGAGGATTGCCGGTCACGAAAACATTATTGGGCTGAAAGATTCCGGGGGCAATATGGTAAAAATGGGGGATATCAAAAGAATGGCCAAACCCAGCTTTCAGCTCCTGGCTGGTTCTGCCGGCTTTTTGCTGCCGGCTTTAACGATGGGAGCCATTGGCGGCATCCTGGCCCTGGCGAATATAGCCCCCGAAAAGTGCCTCGGAGTTTACCATGATTTCCTTTCAGGCGATATGGAAAGCGCACAAAAAAAACAATTGGAATTGATCCCGGTGAATGCCGCGGTGACCAGTAAATGGGGCGTGCCGGCATTAAAGGCGGCCATGGATTATGTGGGTTTGTATGGCGGACCAGCCAGGAAACCGTTGCTCCCGGTGGAGGAAGCGATCAGGTTGCAGGTGATTGATTTAATGGATAAACACATAAAATGA